A stretch of the Actinopolymorpha sp. NPDC004070 genome encodes the following:
- a CDS encoding SRPBCC family protein yields the protein MAGNGKSVLTDVGSSLLKGPVGDRLKQEARDFAVARGSDFVQSIGGRLEGVTQRLEDHAENPNARKNKNGEDGGDGDGQEDGDGSQPGRLASLGSGLKDKAKSLVGKGDDDDDGEDGDGDGEDGGGEKKGRGKGRSGPKMTNIIEDINVGVPVSVAYDQWTQFQEFGSFMKGVRGVDAKDEVESNWRGKVWWSTRSWSARVTEQIPDRKISWTTDGAKGTTKGTVTFHPLADDLTKILVVVEYYPKGFMEKTANIWRAFGRRVRLDLKHFRRFVTTQGEASGSWRGEIRDGEVVREPDENDDYRREDDFRPPNRLSDDDDDFDDEDDDFDDEDDDFDDEADDEDGDLDEEGDESDEDDEPSDEAEDADLGDDEGEPEDTADTDEPSDESDEDDEQADESGDSSEEPNDESEDSSDQLSDESDEDDEQADESGDASEEPAERPRRRRPSSREGARKRPRRRSDSESGDSSEEPNAESDEDDEQADESGHSSEEPAERPARRRRPSSREGSRQRSERSSDGERNGRSSEGRRSPRRARKSTTSA from the coding sequence ATGGCAGGCAATGGAAAGTCGGTGTTGACCGATGTCGGGTCGTCACTGCTGAAGGGCCCTGTGGGGGATCGCCTCAAGCAGGAGGCACGTGACTTCGCCGTAGCCAGGGGATCGGACTTCGTCCAGTCCATCGGTGGCCGGCTCGAGGGGGTCACCCAGCGGCTGGAGGACCACGCCGAGAACCCCAACGCCCGCAAGAACAAGAACGGCGAGGACGGCGGCGACGGCGACGGCCAGGAAGACGGCGACGGCTCCCAGCCCGGCCGCCTCGCCTCCCTGGGGTCCGGCCTGAAGGACAAGGCCAAGTCGCTTGTGGGCAAGGGCGACGATGACGACGACGGCGAAGACGGCGACGGCGACGGGGAGGACGGCGGCGGCGAGAAGAAGGGCCGCGGCAAGGGGCGGTCCGGTCCGAAGATGACCAACATCATCGAGGACATCAACGTCGGTGTGCCGGTGTCGGTGGCCTACGACCAGTGGACGCAGTTCCAGGAGTTCGGCTCGTTCATGAAGGGCGTTCGGGGAGTCGACGCCAAGGACGAGGTGGAGAGCAACTGGCGCGGCAAGGTCTGGTGGTCCACCCGCAGCTGGAGCGCCCGGGTCACCGAGCAGATTCCGGACCGCAAGATCTCCTGGACGACCGACGGGGCCAAGGGCACGACGAAGGGCACGGTCACCTTCCACCCCCTGGCCGACGACCTCACCAAGATCCTCGTGGTCGTCGAGTACTACCCCAAGGGGTTCATGGAGAAGACGGCGAACATCTGGCGGGCGTTCGGCCGCCGGGTCCGCCTCGACCTCAAGCACTTCCGCCGGTTCGTCACCACCCAGGGCGAGGCCTCCGGGTCGTGGCGCGGTGAGATCCGTGACGGCGAGGTCGTTCGCGAGCCCGACGAGAACGACGACTACCGTCGCGAGGACGACTTCCGTCCGCCGAACAGGCTCTCCGACGACGATGACGACTTCGACGACGAAGACGACGACTTCGATGACGAGGACGACGACTTCGACGACGAGGCCGATGACGAGGACGGCGACCTTGACGAGGAGGGCGACGAGTCCGACGAGGACGACGAGCCTTCGGACGAGGCGGAGGACGCCGACCTGGGCGACGACGAAGGTGAGCCCGAGGACACGGCGGACACCGATGAGCCGAGCGACGAGTCCGACGAGGACGACGAGCAGGCCGACGAGTCCGGCGACAGCTCGGAGGAGCCGAACGACGAGTCCGAGGACAGCTCGGACCAGCTGAGCGACGAGTCCGACGAGGACGACGAGCAGGCCGACGAGTCCGGTGACGCCTCGGAGGAGCCGGCCGAGAGGCCACGCAGGCGTCGCCCGAGCTCGCGCGAAGGGGCGCGGAAGCGCCCGCGGAGGCGTTCCGACAGCGAGTCCGGCGACAGCTCGGAGGAGCCGAACGCCGAGTCCGACGAGGACGACGAGCAGGCCGACGAGTCCGGGCACAGCTCGGAGGAGCCGGCCGAGAGGCCCGCACGCAGGCGTCGGCCGAGCTCCCGTGAGGGCTCTCGCCAGCGCTCGGAGCGGAGCTCGGACGGCGAGCGCAACGGCCGTTCGAGTGAAGGCCGTCGCTCCCCGCGTCGTGCCCGGAAGTCGACCACCTCTGCGTGA
- a CDS encoding DUF3618 domain-containing protein codes for MRDQQNANTHGEAADPAEIQAQVDQARERLRGTIDEIGTKMNVRAMAQEKSAKLTGRVRSGATGASKVTLDKAKSLSATARTDGPKQLRRAGTQVAATARSRNGRTVAVAVPVALVSLLLLRRIRKH; via the coding sequence ATGCGCGACCAGCAGAACGCGAACACCCACGGTGAGGCCGCGGATCCCGCCGAGATCCAGGCTCAGGTCGACCAGGCCCGCGAGCGGCTACGTGGAACCATCGACGAGATTGGGACCAAGATGAACGTACGAGCGATGGCCCAGGAGAAGTCCGCCAAACTGACCGGACGCGTGCGCTCCGGTGCCACCGGCGCTTCCAAGGTGACCCTGGACAAGGCGAAGAGCCTGTCCGCGACGGCGCGCACCGACGGCCCGAAGCAACTGCGCAGGGCCGGCACCCAGGTTGCCGCGACCGCGCGCTCCCGCAACGGCAGGACCGTCGCGGTGGCGGTCCCGGTGGCGCTGGTCTCGCTGCTTCTGCTGCGCCGGATCAGGAAGCACTGA
- a CDS encoding gas vesicle protein — protein sequence MTERQQADADQSRERAPRAKKKPSMAKVIRGAVQQFGELTGKQADGVSGVRREGDGWSLLVDVVELERIPSTTTVIATYRLDVTSDGELDGYERLRRYVRGSVDPS from the coding sequence ATGACCGAGCGACAGCAAGCAGACGCCGACCAATCCCGGGAGCGGGCGCCCCGCGCCAAGAAGAAGCCGAGCATGGCCAAGGTCATCCGTGGGGCCGTGCAGCAGTTCGGTGAACTCACCGGCAAGCAGGCCGACGGTGTGAGTGGTGTGCGCCGCGAAGGTGACGGCTGGTCGCTGCTCGTCGACGTGGTCGAACTCGAGCGCATCCCTTCCACGACGACGGTGATCGCCACCTACCGGCTCGACGTCACCTCCGACGGTGAGCTGGACGGCTACGAACGCCTGCGCCGTTATGTGCGTGGTTCGGTGGACCCGTCATGA